A stretch of Bombina bombina isolate aBomBom1 chromosome 2, aBomBom1.pri, whole genome shotgun sequence DNA encodes these proteins:
- the LOC128648016 gene encoding putative nuclease HARBI1 — protein sequence MTKLLGALHFLASGSFQVTGGIVTGVHKSTLSKHLSKVIDGLYDNCRKNFFFPTSPRGWRDVKRDFFLLGGIPNVLGAIDCTHIALRPPVRREIIFRNRKHFHSLNVQIICDANMRILNVVAGFPGSSHDAYILRNSGVWRLFETNQMPEGHLLADSAYPLKKWIWTPLKENQVVGPAELRYNEAHIRTRAIIERLFGVLKMRFRCLDRSGGDLQFSPEKAIKIIVACCCLHNMEQEHGMLNDLLPTPQPPGEIFEPDVINHPQPLNAHLERSATIQEFFSD from the exons atgaccaaactactaggggcacttcattttttggcttctggatcctttcaggtgacagggggcattgtaactggggtgcataagtccactctttctaagcatctttcaaaagttattgatggactttatgataattgcagaaaaaatttttttttccccacatcacccagaggttggcgtgatgttaagagggacttttttcttttaggtggcatacccaatgtccttggggccattgactgcactcatattgccctaagaccccctgtgcgcagggagataatatttagaaataggaaacacttccactccttaaatgtgcagattatatgtgatgcaaacatgcgcatattaaatgtcgtggcagggttcccaggaagtagccatgatgcctacatcctcaggaattctggtgtgtggagattgtttgagacaaatcaaatgcctgaaggacatctcctcg cagattctgcatatcctcttaaaaaatggatttggacaccattgaaagagaaccaggttgttgggcctgctgaattaag atataatgaagcacatatccgaacacgtgctataatagaacgactgtttggtgttctaaaaatgcgctttcgctgcctggacagatcagggggggatctccaattcagtccggaaaaagctattaaaatcatagtggcatgttgctgtctacacaacatggaacaggagcatgggatgttgaacgacttacttccaacaccacagcccccaggtgaaatctttgagcctgatgtaattaatcatccccaacccctcaatgcccatttggagagatctgcaactattcaagaattcttttcag attga